The proteins below come from a single Corynebacterium cystitidis genomic window:
- a CDS encoding FtsW/RodA/SpoVE family cell cycle protein: MSRIFGRKIELALLILVAGLLALMLISLELSQGNALTTDMAWLIGGFIGVFALAHVVISFTAPYSDQILLPVAATLNAIGLVMIYRIDIARDTGLAARQVLWTLVGIILLVITLIVISDHKTLARFSYLLGLIGLVLLALPLVWPQPEDAEAKIWLTIGPFSVQPGEFSKILLLMFFAQLLTQKRALFTVAGYRFLGMEFPRLRDLAPILVVWAIAILIMGVSNDFGPALLLFATVLGMMYFATGRASWLIIGIGLVSIGAVAVYNVSSKIQSRVENFIDPLGTYHGDGGGYQLSQALFGMSWGGMTGTGLGMGYPHHVPVAWTDFILSSIGEELGLIGLSGVIVLFAIFITRGFNAAMSVRDSYGKLLAAGLSLTIAIQVFVVVGGISAMLPMTGLTTPFMSAGGSALMANYILLAMLLRISNSARKPIEIDEGANYSPQTGAGTNYFPASRKSVGAEVTR, encoded by the coding sequence GTGAGCCGCATTTTTGGACGCAAGATTGAACTAGCGCTGTTGATTTTGGTGGCCGGTTTGCTTGCCTTGATGCTGATCAGTTTGGAGCTGTCGCAGGGCAATGCGCTGACCACGGACATGGCGTGGCTGATCGGTGGTTTCATCGGCGTGTTTGCGCTGGCCCATGTGGTGATTAGTTTTACTGCACCGTATTCTGACCAGATCCTGCTGCCCGTGGCTGCAACCCTTAATGCGATCGGGCTGGTGATGATTTACCGCATCGATATAGCCCGTGATACCGGGTTGGCTGCCCGCCAGGTCCTCTGGACTTTAGTGGGCATTATTTTGCTGGTGATCACCCTGATTGTGATCAGTGACCATAAGACGCTGGCGCGTTTTTCCTACCTGCTGGGCCTCATTGGCTTGGTGCTGTTGGCGCTTCCTTTGGTGTGGCCTCAGCCAGAGGACGCAGAGGCTAAGATTTGGCTGACCATTGGCCCGTTTTCGGTGCAGCCAGGTGAGTTCTCGAAGATTTTGCTGCTGATGTTTTTCGCGCAGCTACTCACCCAGAAGCGCGCCCTGTTCACGGTAGCGGGGTACCGCTTCTTAGGCATGGAGTTCCCACGCCTGCGCGACCTCGCACCCATTCTTGTGGTGTGGGCCATCGCGATCTTGATTATGGGTGTGTCGAATGACTTTGGTCCTGCCCTGCTGCTGTTCGCCACTGTGCTGGGCATGATGTACTTCGCCACGGGCCGCGCCTCCTGGCTGATTATCGGTATCGGCCTGGTCTCTATCGGCGCAGTAGCTGTGTACAATGTGAGCTCCAAGATTCAGTCCCGTGTGGAAAACTTTATTGACCCGCTGGGCACCTACCATGGTGACGGCGGTGGCTACCAGCTATCTCAGGCACTATTTGGGATGAGCTGGGGTGGGATGACCGGCACCGGCTTAGGGATGGGGTACCCGCACCACGTCCCAGTGGCATGGACCGACTTCATTTTGTCTTCTATTGGTGAAGAACTCGGCCTGATCGGCCTGTCCGGTGTGATCGTGCTGTTCGCCATTTTCATCACCCGTGGATTTAACGCCGCGATGTCGGTTCGTGATTCATACGGCAAGCTGTTGGCGGCCGGCCTCTCGCTGACCATCGCTATCCAAGTGTTCGTGGTTGTTGGCGGGATCTCGGCAATGTTGCCGATGACAGGCCTGACCACACCGTTTATGTCTGCTGGTGGTTCCGCGTTGATGGCAAACTACATTCTTTTGGCAATGCTGTTGCGCATCTCGAATAGTGCACGCAAACCCATTGAGATAGACGAAGGCGCGAACTATTCCCCGCAGACTGGCGCCGGCACAAACTATTTCCCTGCCTCACGAAAGTCCGTCGGCGCGGAGGTGACACGATGA
- a CDS encoding penicillin-binding transpeptidase domain-containing protein, whose translation MNRSIRIGAIFSLLMIVALLLNLTWVQAFNEEKYAQNPLNQRAFIKMKETERGQINAGGQILAQSVQGDDGLYHRTYPTMPISFAPVVGYLSDQYGAAGLEQGFNAQLNGDTTTLLNSRFLATGTENRKGDSIELTIDPQTQATAYEALANNGYEGAAVAIRPSTGEVVAMASAPSYNPNEITNPETADAAWKAVNNNPGRPLLNHATQEQLPPGSIFKIITTAAGLEAGYTPDSQLTGDASITLPGTTTELTNYAGQACAGGGQVSLETAFALSCNTAFVELGLGVGADQLRQTAEAFGVGESYDMGLPTAAGSLGELADDASIGQSSIGQRDVTMTALQSAIMAATVANEGRRMEPYVVSRVLGPNLEVRSEKSPKEITQAVTPEQAATLTDLMYASERNTAGYNGNNYASKTGTAEHADDLPPHVWYVAFDPEKDVAVGVVVKNGGGYGSSATGGQVAAPIGRTILGVAPAGGGQ comes from the coding sequence ATGAATCGCAGTATCCGAATCGGTGCAATCTTCTCGCTGCTAATGATTGTGGCGCTGCTTTTGAACCTCACGTGGGTGCAGGCTTTCAACGAGGAAAAATACGCCCAGAACCCACTCAACCAGCGCGCCTTCATCAAGATGAAGGAAACAGAGCGTGGCCAAATCAACGCCGGTGGGCAGATTTTGGCCCAATCGGTCCAGGGTGACGATGGTCTGTATCACCGCACGTATCCGACGATGCCGATTTCGTTCGCGCCCGTGGTGGGCTATTTGTCGGACCAGTACGGTGCGGCTGGCCTGGAGCAGGGTTTCAACGCCCAGCTCAACGGTGACACCACTACCTTGCTCAACTCTCGTTTCCTCGCCACCGGGACAGAAAACCGCAAGGGTGACTCAATTGAGTTGACCATTGATCCACAAACTCAGGCAACCGCCTACGAAGCTCTTGCCAACAATGGGTACGAGGGCGCTGCTGTAGCGATCCGCCCGTCGACAGGCGAGGTTGTGGCCATGGCGTCCGCACCGTCCTACAACCCCAACGAGATCACCAACCCGGAGACCGCGGACGCGGCTTGGAAGGCCGTGAACAATAATCCAGGCCGGCCACTGCTCAATCATGCAACGCAAGAGCAGCTGCCCCCGGGTTCGATCTTCAAGATCATCACTACAGCCGCGGGCCTTGAAGCAGGCTATACCCCTGATTCGCAGCTGACGGGTGATGCTTCCATCACGCTACCCGGCACTACTACTGAGTTGACTAACTACGCGGGCCAAGCCTGCGCCGGTGGTGGACAGGTTTCACTGGAGACGGCTTTCGCCTTGTCCTGCAACACCGCTTTCGTGGAGTTAGGGCTGGGAGTGGGCGCGGATCAGTTGCGCCAGACAGCCGAAGCTTTCGGTGTGGGAGAAAGCTACGACATGGGGCTTCCTACCGCCGCGGGCTCATTGGGCGAGCTTGCCGACGATGCTTCCATCGGCCAGTCTTCCATCGGTCAGCGCGATGTCACCATGACGGCGCTGCAGTCTGCAATCATGGCGGCCACCGTGGCTAATGAGGGACGTCGCATGGAGCCCTATGTGGTTTCCCGTGTTCTGGGGCCAAATCTTGAGGTGCGTTCGGAGAAGTCTCCGAAGGAAATCACCCAGGCGGTCACCCCGGAACAGGCTGCGACTCTGACTGATTTGATGTACGCGTCGGAACGCAATACGGCCGGGTATAACGGCAATAACTATGCGTCGAAGACCGGTACCGCCGAGCATGCCGACGATTTACCACCACACGTGTGGTATGTCGCATTCGACCCCGAAAAGGATGTGGCTGTGGGTGTCGTCGTAAAAAACGGTGGTGGTTACGGCTCGTCCGCAACAGGTGGGCAGGTGGCCGCCCCGATTGGCCGCACCATCTTGGGCGTGGCTCCGGCTGGAGGTGGCCAGTAA
- a CDS encoding serine/threonine-protein kinase: MHPDNRDGLQQLIGSDYRLQWIIGHGGMSTVWLADDTRFDREVAIKVLKPEFSSHDEFLTRFRNEAKAAEGIDSDNVVKTYDYREVEADAGYTVCFIVMEYIRGESLADMLAREGKLDEPLALEVLDQAAHGLAVIHRMGLVHRDIKPGNIMITQNGKAKITDFGIAKAAAAVPLTRTGMVVGTAQYVSPEQAQGREVTAASDVYSLGVVGYEMLAGSRPFTGDSSVSVALAHVNNEPPALSTETSAPARELIGIALRKDPATRFADGNELALAVAAVRDGNRPPQPASAAMAQIAEEPSPTASTRQLAAVAQPTTLHPEARRQAPAGLVERKPAAATPPVRRDDDNGSSATWIVVGLLVLAAVGALIWAFVSGPFSSGGRGEETTGTSVITEYVTPTEDTDDPDTAEPTADRQDSSEPRRQPIQRPSGPRPADRTVDEPAQQPHDRREAPDEPGERDTERGNPQPPLVTEPLPTQQAPATQQPAQPDPPQLTSVPQTPTQQAPAEQVPSQAIQNSGEAAEGRNPNAGNGITQGLENMGGV, translated from the coding sequence ATGCACCCTGATAACCGCGACGGCCTGCAGCAGCTGATTGGCTCTGATTACCGCTTGCAGTGGATCATCGGCCACGGCGGCATGTCCACGGTGTGGCTTGCCGACGACACCCGCTTCGACCGCGAGGTTGCTATCAAGGTGCTCAAACCCGAGTTTTCGTCGCATGATGAATTTCTCACCCGCTTCCGCAACGAGGCCAAAGCTGCCGAGGGCATCGACTCTGACAATGTTGTGAAAACCTACGATTATCGGGAAGTGGAGGCTGACGCCGGGTACACGGTGTGCTTCATCGTCATGGAGTACATCCGTGGCGAATCGCTGGCAGACATGCTAGCCCGCGAAGGCAAACTCGATGAACCGCTGGCCCTGGAGGTGCTAGACCAGGCCGCCCACGGGCTGGCCGTGATCCACCGGATGGGGCTGGTTCACCGCGACATTAAGCCAGGCAACATCATGATCACGCAGAACGGCAAAGCGAAGATCACCGACTTCGGTATTGCCAAGGCGGCGGCCGCAGTCCCCCTAACGCGCACAGGCATGGTGGTTGGCACCGCACAATATGTGTCACCTGAGCAGGCCCAAGGCCGTGAAGTGACTGCTGCTTCTGACGTGTATTCGCTCGGCGTGGTGGGCTACGAAATGTTGGCCGGAAGCCGCCCGTTCACTGGTGATTCCTCTGTAAGCGTTGCTTTAGCACACGTCAATAATGAGCCACCAGCCCTCTCGACAGAAACCTCTGCCCCGGCGCGCGAACTGATCGGGATCGCGCTGCGGAAAGACCCGGCCACCCGCTTTGCCGATGGTAATGAGCTGGCCCTGGCCGTTGCCGCTGTTCGCGACGGTAACCGCCCACCACAACCGGCAAGTGCGGCGATGGCTCAAATCGCCGAGGAGCCTTCTCCTACGGCGTCTACCAGGCAGTTGGCGGCAGTTGCTCAACCGACCACCTTGCATCCGGAAGCTCGTCGTCAAGCGCCTGCGGGACTGGTTGAACGCAAACCGGCCGCAGCGACGCCACCAGTGCGCCGCGACGATGACAACGGCTCGAGTGCCACGTGGATTGTTGTAGGCCTTCTCGTACTTGCCGCTGTTGGCGCATTGATCTGGGCATTCGTGTCCGGGCCGTTCTCCTCCGGTGGGCGCGGTGAGGAAACCACCGGCACCTCAGTAATCACCGAATATGTCACGCCCACAGAAGACACGGACGACCCCGACACGGCCGAGCCCACAGCGGACCGGCAGGATTCCTCGGAACCACGCCGCCAGCCAATTCAGCGCCCCTCTGGGCCACGCCCCGCTGATCGGACGGTTGATGAACCAGCACAGCAGCCACATGATCGTCGTGAAGCACCCGACGAACCGGGCGAACGCGACACCGAGCGCGGCAACCCGCAACCACCACTAGTCACCGAGCCTCTGCCCACGCAACAAGCCCCGGCAACCCAACAGCCAGCACAACCGGATCCACCGCAGCTCACCAGCGTGCCGCAGACACCGACCCAGCAGGCCCCGGCGGAGCAAGTACCATCCCAGGCGATTCAGAATAGTGGCGAGGCTGCCGAGGGCCGAAACCCCAACGCGGGAAATGGAATCACGCAAGGTCTTGAGAACATGGGAGGTGTCTAA
- the pknB gene encoding Stk1 family PASTA domain-containing Ser/Thr kinase, giving the protein MSLLGDRYQLGESIGTGGMSDVYSATDTMLGREIAIKMLKVDMARDEIFRERFRREAQNSARLNHPNIVAVYDTGTHVVDGVNVPYIVMERVIGRDLRAIVRDEGPLTPEAAAELLAPVTAALQASHNAGIIHRDVKPANIMVTNTGDVKVMDFGIARALDDSTAQMTQTSAVIGTAQYLSPEQARGKPVDGRSDIYALGCVMYEAVTGRPPFEGETPFAVAYQHVQDEAEEPSAHISGLSPQAALNVDAVVLTAMAKHPADRYQTATEMGEDLQRLARGAVTSAARSHVALPAAPPADAEGATQIIGVPAAGAGAAGAGAAGAAGAAGAGAAGVGRYDDRYDDGDSTRYARHREENSSKGTNWLKWIAALLALVVLGFAVAFAADYFRTEEDPTITETMITLPDVTGVERGEAVSQLEDMGLQVQVNEEPNPDVPRNHVIRTNPTAGSQLREGTLVTLTVSSGREITDVPDITNMTPQEAAQALQGAGLELDPEVDEANSDSVKEGHIIRQSPVPGSQLSKGSTVKVVVSVGPELVRIPSLVGMNSEQAESILSSLGLSSKVEEVDSERPAGEVLAVAGEGTEVAPGTTVTLQVSNGMMMEMIDITRMTPAQATTALQELGWTGTFREGPAATTGALIDEGLIASQQPKANTTIRKDATVTISLWRFDARELLPAGPLDPGARLAPDSAPNPPRR; this is encoded by the coding sequence ATGTCGTTATTAGGTGACCGCTACCAGCTCGGTGAGAGCATCGGTACCGGCGGCATGAGCGACGTCTATTCGGCCACAGACACAATGCTTGGCCGGGAAATCGCGATCAAAATGCTCAAGGTTGACATGGCCCGGGACGAGATTTTCAGGGAGCGTTTCCGCCGTGAAGCCCAGAACTCGGCGCGCCTGAACCACCCCAATATTGTTGCTGTGTACGACACCGGCACCCATGTTGTGGACGGAGTCAACGTGCCGTATATCGTGATGGAACGCGTGATCGGACGCGACCTGCGCGCCATTGTGCGCGACGAAGGCCCCCTGACCCCCGAGGCCGCCGCTGAACTTTTAGCACCTGTGACCGCTGCGCTGCAGGCCAGCCACAATGCTGGAATCATTCACCGCGACGTCAAACCCGCGAACATCATGGTCACCAACACCGGTGACGTCAAAGTGATGGACTTTGGTATCGCCCGCGCACTAGATGATTCGACGGCGCAGATGACTCAGACATCAGCGGTGATCGGCACCGCGCAATACCTGTCCCCCGAGCAGGCGCGTGGCAAACCCGTCGATGGGCGCAGCGACATCTACGCCCTAGGCTGTGTGATGTACGAGGCCGTGACGGGACGGCCACCATTTGAGGGTGAAACCCCGTTCGCAGTTGCCTACCAGCACGTGCAGGACGAAGCCGAGGAGCCGAGCGCCCACATTTCGGGCCTGTCGCCACAGGCTGCGTTAAACGTGGACGCTGTGGTGCTAACTGCGATGGCGAAGCACCCGGCAGACCGCTACCAAACCGCCACCGAAATGGGCGAAGACCTGCAACGTTTGGCTCGTGGCGCAGTGACTTCCGCGGCGCGCAGCCACGTGGCACTGCCCGCTGCGCCGCCCGCTGATGCCGAAGGCGCCACCCAGATCATTGGGGTACCGGCGGCGGGTGCTGGTGCTGCTGGTGCTGGTGCTGCTGGTGCGGCGGGTGCTGCGGGTGCTGGTGCTGCGGGCGTCGGCAGGTACGACGACAGGTACGACGACGGTGATTCCACCCGCTACGCGCGCCACCGTGAGGAGAACTCCAGCAAAGGGACCAACTGGCTGAAGTGGATCGCTGCCCTGTTGGCGCTGGTCGTGCTTGGTTTTGCTGTCGCGTTTGCGGCGGACTACTTCCGTACAGAAGAAGACCCCACAATCACCGAGACCATGATCACGCTCCCCGATGTCACTGGTGTGGAGCGTGGCGAGGCAGTCTCCCAGCTCGAGGACATGGGCCTGCAGGTGCAGGTTAACGAGGAACCGAATCCGGATGTGCCACGTAACCATGTGATTCGCACCAACCCCACCGCTGGATCGCAGCTACGCGAAGGCACACTGGTTACCTTGACTGTTTCATCTGGACGCGAAATCACCGACGTTCCAGACATTACGAATATGACCCCGCAGGAAGCCGCGCAGGCACTACAAGGGGCCGGCCTGGAGCTAGACCCGGAAGTCGATGAGGCAAACAGTGACTCCGTGAAGGAAGGCCACATCATCCGGCAGAGCCCCGTACCGGGGTCCCAGTTATCAAAGGGATCCACGGTGAAGGTTGTGGTGTCCGTCGGGCCTGAGCTTGTGCGTATTCCATCGCTCGTGGGAATGAACTCGGAGCAGGCCGAGTCCATTCTGAGCTCGTTGGGTTTAAGCAGCAAGGTTGAGGAGGTCGACTCTGAGCGCCCAGCCGGCGAAGTTCTCGCCGTGGCCGGTGAGGGTACCGAGGTAGCTCCGGGCACCACGGTGACCCTGCAGGTATCAAACGGCATGATGATGGAGATGATCGACATCACCCGCATGACTCCGGCGCAAGCCACCACCGCCTTGCAGGAATTGGGCTGGACCGGTACTTTCCGGGAAGGTCCGGCCGCTACGACGGGAGCGCTTATCGACGAAGGCCTCATCGCAAGCCAGCAACCGAAGGCGAACACCACCATCCGCAAAGACGCTACGGTGACGATCAGCCTATGGAGGTTCGACGCACGCGAGCTCCTGCCCGCAGGCCCACTGGATCCGGGTGCTAGACTAGCACCAGATTCCGCGCCAAACCCGCCACGGCGCTAA
- the crgA gene encoding cell division protein CrgA, whose product MPKAKVTKTPITTTTSSGTSRTPVKINTGGTPMWYKVLMFGFMLFGLAWLVVNYLAGDQIQFMMELGPWNYLIGFGGLIIGLLMTMGWR is encoded by the coding sequence ATGCCCAAGGCGAAGGTTACGAAAACCCCTATTACCACGACCACCAGCTCAGGTACCAGCCGCACTCCGGTGAAAATCAACACCGGGGGCACACCGATGTGGTACAAGGTGCTGATGTTCGGCTTCATGCTGTTTGGCCTCGCATGGCTGGTTGTGAACTACCTGGCGGGTGACCAGATCCAGTTCATGATGGAACTCGGCCCTTGGAACTACTTGATTGGCTTCGGTGGCCTGATCATCGGCCTGCTGATGACTATGGGCTGGCGTTAA
- a CDS encoding rhomboid family intramembrane serine protease, with the protein MKTNNWLTDLRHTAPATSIFAVICIGVYLVTAVQARSLDNSVWGSELGSRMVLWGPYVQGEPLGALRALSAVFLHLDIGHLAFNILFLLLVGAEVERFVGTRAYAVAFVAGGLGGSAAVLLMDFGTPTAGASGALYALMAVLVAIASRRSTDLRGPLVLVGVNVIYSLLSSGVSLWGHLGGLAAGAVMAWPLTGPSASTRVLASVVTGIVALGIVLFIAL; encoded by the coding sequence ATGAAAACCAACAACTGGCTGACTGATTTACGCCACACCGCCCCCGCCACCAGCATCTTCGCCGTGATCTGCATAGGGGTGTACCTAGTTACCGCCGTGCAAGCCCGATCGCTTGACAACTCCGTGTGGGGTTCAGAACTTGGTAGCCGCATGGTGTTGTGGGGCCCCTACGTCCAAGGCGAGCCGCTTGGCGCGTTGCGGGCCCTGAGTGCTGTTTTCCTCCACCTCGACATCGGACACTTGGCTTTTAACATCCTCTTTCTCCTTCTAGTTGGCGCGGAGGTTGAACGCTTCGTCGGCACGCGGGCCTACGCCGTGGCTTTTGTGGCTGGGGGCCTAGGCGGATCGGCCGCGGTGCTGCTCATGGATTTTGGCACACCGACTGCCGGGGCTTCCGGAGCACTGTACGCCCTGATGGCCGTGCTTGTGGCGATCGCTTCACGACGCTCCACTGACCTGCGCGGTCCATTAGTGCTGGTGGGGGTCAACGTTATCTACTCGCTGCTCTCCTCAGGTGTGAGCCTGTGGGGTCATTTGGGTGGGCTGGCCGCTGGTGCTGTGATGGCGTGGCCATTGACCGGGCCCAGTGCGTCTACCCGTGTACTTGCCTCGGTGGTCACGGGGATAGTCGCATTAGGGATTGTGTTGTTCATTGCACTGTAA
- a CDS encoding peptidylprolyl isomerase, protein MTQKTATATLHTNLGDIVIDLFGNHAPQTVENFVGLAKGTKDYSTRNASGSNEGPFYDGAIFHRIIPGFMIQGGDPTGTGTGGPGYQFADEFHPELQFDRPYLLAMANAGPGTNGSQFFITVDATPWLNNKHTIFGEVTDEESKAVVDKLANVQTGRMDRPVEDVVIQSIDVVEA, encoded by the coding sequence ATGACTCAGAAGACTGCTACTGCAACTCTGCACACAAACCTCGGTGACATCGTCATCGACTTGTTTGGCAACCATGCTCCACAGACCGTCGAGAATTTCGTCGGCCTGGCAAAAGGCACCAAAGACTACTCCACCAGGAACGCATCCGGATCCAACGAGGGCCCGTTCTACGACGGTGCCATCTTCCACCGCATCATCCCTGGTTTCATGATCCAAGGTGGTGACCCAACAGGAACCGGCACCGGCGGCCCAGGCTACCAGTTCGCTGACGAATTCCACCCAGAGCTGCAGTTCGACCGCCCATACCTGCTGGCCATGGCAAACGCTGGCCCAGGTACCAACGGCTCTCAGTTCTTCATCACCGTGGACGCAACCCCATGGCTGAACAACAAGCACACCATCTTCGGTGAGGTCACCGACGAGGAGTCCAAGGCTGTCGTAGACAAGCTGGCGAATGTGCAGACCGGCCGCATGGACCGCCCAGTCGAGGATGTTGTGATCCAGTCCATCGACGTCGTCGAAGCATAA
- a CDS encoding ABC transporter substrate-binding protein has protein sequence MLLSRRALAVVMTGLLALSSVACSSDDPDAVSSTSGTSTVADTTEKDEATSEAGPVTITDVTGTTVELEKPFEKAVVQLSGSGGPLLTMAALDRENYTSKIAAMDDGLKKNRHDLWELLVEANPELDDIPIIGDVNKDEVTAEQLLTLGVDGIIVPVRQKAKMDIIAERAGIPVLYVDYHAQQLDTHIQSTKVIAEATGLTNNVEAITDFYTDVVGDIEKRAANLDRSTTAYIEIGHIGPSEMGNSYGSEMMWGSILDSVGADNIATEFLAPSDATPLTEEQVLVSDPDTIILAGSIWPDNPESVKMGFAVSEQEALESLAPYREREGWDRLTAIQNNELYGIGHALTRDMLDFYSYAVLAKLFHPEEFSDIDPEALMEEYFDKFMPIDYQGTWFIKYDG, from the coding sequence ATGCTGTTATCAAGAAGAGCGCTTGCCGTAGTAATGACTGGCTTGCTCGCGCTTTCATCAGTAGCGTGCAGTTCCGACGATCCAGATGCGGTCTCCTCTACCTCGGGGACTTCAACTGTGGCAGACACCACTGAAAAGGACGAAGCAACATCAGAAGCTGGTCCAGTTACTATTACCGACGTTACTGGCACAACTGTTGAGCTAGAAAAACCGTTTGAGAAGGCCGTTGTTCAGCTATCCGGCTCGGGTGGACCCCTTTTAACCATGGCGGCACTGGATCGGGAGAATTACACCTCCAAGATCGCTGCAATGGATGACGGGTTGAAGAAAAACAGACACGATTTGTGGGAACTACTTGTTGAGGCGAACCCAGAGCTCGACGATATTCCGATCATCGGGGATGTGAATAAAGACGAGGTCACAGCGGAACAGCTACTGACATTAGGAGTGGACGGGATTATTGTTCCAGTGCGCCAAAAAGCCAAAATGGACATCATCGCCGAAAGAGCCGGCATCCCGGTCCTATACGTGGACTACCACGCGCAACAATTGGACACCCACATCCAGTCCACGAAGGTTATCGCAGAAGCCACCGGACTTACTAACAATGTCGAAGCTATAACCGATTTTTATACCGATGTCGTCGGAGATATCGAAAAGCGGGCAGCCAACCTAGATCGCTCCACTACTGCCTATATCGAAATCGGCCACATAGGGCCGTCAGAAATGGGTAATTCATACGGCTCTGAAATGATGTGGGGTTCCATCCTGGATTCAGTAGGGGCTGACAACATTGCCACCGAATTCCTTGCCCCATCGGATGCAACTCCCCTCACCGAAGAACAAGTTTTGGTCAGCGACCCAGACACCATAATTCTCGCTGGCTCCATTTGGCCAGATAATCCAGAATCAGTCAAAATGGGTTTTGCGGTTAGTGAGCAAGAGGCTCTTGAGTCTCTGGCACCTTACCGGGAGCGGGAGGGCTGGGACAGACTCACAGCGATCCAAAATAATGAGCTTTACGGCATTGGGCACGCGTTAACCCGAGACATGTTGGATTTCTACTCCTACGCTGTGCTGGCCAAGCTTTTCCATCCCGAGGAATTCTCCGACATTGATCCCGAGGCCCTGATGGAAGAGTACTTCGATAAGTTCATGCCCATCGACTACCAAGGCACCTGGTTTATCAAGTATGATGGATAG